TGGCGGCTCACCGCTCAAGCACAAGCGAGGAGTGCGCGCGCCCACGCGCGCTTTGCCCCCAGATGCCTGCTACCCCTGGCGGCTCACCGCTCAAGCACAAGCGAGGAGTGCGCGCGCCCACGCGCGCCTTGTCCCAGGTGCCTGCCGCCCCTGGCGGCTCACCGCTCAAGCACAAGCGAGGAGTGCGCGCGCCCACGCGCGCTTTGCCCCCAGATGCCTACTGCCTCCGGGGGCTCGGTCCTCAAGGGAATGAGACGAGTGAACAAGGGGCCAGCGGAGGGGCTGGCTGTGTGGGCTCCAGCTCCGAGCGGACCCACGGAGCGGATTCCCCCTGAAGACCCGTCCGCCACACCCTGAGCCCCCACGCTTGCCCTGAATCCGCACCGGTGCGATACTCTTTGCAGTGTCTCCCGACCCCCCTGCGCGGAGGGTAATGGGAGCGAGGTTCTCCGAATCGTCGGCCCTACCGGCTTGCGCCCACGGGCCGTCGGTCGCGGTCTGCCCTCGGGCAGCCAAGGGTGGAGGGGGAAACGCCTCCGCCTCCCGTGTTTGGAAAGGAGAACGCATGGGCGTGTGTCGTCGTCGCCGGCGTTCTCAGAGAGAACGCCGGTTTCTGTTGTATGTCTATCATGGGAGGGTACAGTGCCCATCCGTGCGGCAGTGGTCACCGTGAGCGACAAGGGCTACGCCGGCGTGCGCCAGGATGCCAGCGGGCCCCTCCTGTCCCAGTTGTTGCGTTCAGCCCAGGTCGAAGTCCTTTACGAGATCATCGTCCCCGACGACCAGGACCGCGTCGCCGACACCCTCCGCGCCCTGGCCGACCGCGGAGACCTGGACCTGGTGCTGACCACCGGCGGTACCGGCCCTGCTCCCCGAGATTGGACCCCCGAGGCCACGCGGCAGGTCGTGCACCGGGACTTTCCCGGCCTGGCGGAGCTTCTGCGCTGGGAGGGCTATAAGCGAACTCCCAGGGCCGTTCTATCGCGCGGCGTGGCGGGGCTTCGAGGCCGCTGCATCATCGTGAACCTTCCCGGAAGCCCGAGGGCCGTGCGCGAGGGCATGGAGGTTCTCGCTCCCCTCCTTGCCCACGCCGTGCAGATGGCTCGAGGCGATAACCTGGAGCACCGAGAGAGCGCCCATGACTGAGCCCGACGCCTACCCCATCCTCAGTGTAGAAGAGGCCCGGGCACGCATCCTCGGCATGTGCGTCCCCTTGCCATCGGAGACCGTCCCCATTCTGGAGAGCCTGGACCGGGTGCTGGCCGAGGGCATCTGGGCCGACCGCGACGTGCCGCCCCAGGACAACTCCGCCATGGACGGGTACGCCGTCCGCGCCGCCGACCTCGTGGCAGAGCCACCCATCCGTCTGCGCGTCGTGGCCGAGGTGGCGGCCGGACATCCCACCGACGCTGTCATCGGGCCGGGCGAGGCGGCCCGTATCATGACCGGAGCCTTCGTGCCCGCTGGCGCCGATACGGTGGTGCGTTTCGAGGACACCACCTCCGGCGATGGCTGGGTGGAGGTGCGACGCATTCCGGCGCCGGGCAGGAACGTACGCCATCGCGGCGAGGACGTCCAACAGGGTCAGTTGGTGCTGCCTCCGGGCACGCGCGTCCGGCCACAGGAGATCGGCATGATGGCCTCGCTGGGCCGCACTCGGGTGGCGGTGCACCGCCGTCCGCGTGTCGCCATCCTCGCCACCGGCGATGAGATCGTGCCCGCCAGTGAGGAGCCGGGCCCGGGACAGATCCGCAACATCAACTCCTACAGCAACGCCGCTCAGGTGCTTCGCGCCGGCGGCCTTCCCATCCTCCTGGGAGTGGCTAGCGATCGCAGGGATGAGCTGAGCGCGGCGTTGCGTCGGGGGCTGGATGCGAGAGCCGATCTCTTCATCACCTCCGGCGGCGTGTCGGTGGGAGACTTCGACCTGGTGAAGCAGGTGCTCTCCGCCGAGGGTGAGATGAGCTTCTGGTGGGTGAACATGAAGCCGGGCAAGCCGGTGGCCTTCGGCACCCTGGCGGGGATTCCGTTGCTGGGCCTCCCCGGTAACCCCGTTTCCGCCATGATCGCCTTCGAGCTCTTCGCCCGCCCCGCCATCTGTCGCATGCTCGGCCTCTCAGTGGCCGATCCCCCCTCGGTGCGGGCCCGGTTGGTGTCCTCGATCGAGCGCAAGGACGGGCGGCGCCACTATCTGCGCGTCCGACTGCATCGACAGGGCGAAGACTGTCTCGCCGAGCTCACGGGCGATCAGGGCTCGGGCATCCTCAGCTCAATGGTAGCGGCGGACGGGTTGGCGGTCATCCCGGAGGATTGCAGTTACCTTCCGGCCGGGTCCTTCGTGCAAGTGATACTGCTGGAGTAGCAGCGTGAGGTCTTCCGACTATCCGATGATCGAGCCTGACGAGGCCTGGCGGCGCATAGCGGCCGCGTTGAGCCCGCTGCCTCCCGTCCAGGTACCCCTGGGCGAAGCCCATGGGCTCATCCTGGCTGAGGAGGTGGTGGCGCGGGAGGACCTGCCTCCCTTCGCCGCCTCCGCCATGGACGGATACGCCGTCATCGCTGCCGATCCCGCACCCGAGCGGGAGGTGATCGCCCAGTGGGAAGCCGGGCAGAGCGGGGTGGGCACCGTCCGGCTGGGCACTGCAGTGCGCATCATGACCGGAGCGCCCCTGCCCCCAGGCGCGGACGCGGTCGTCCCCTTCGAGGACGCCGACGAGCGTAACGGCTTCGTTCGCCTGCGGACCCCCGTGCGCACCGGGCAGTACGTGCGGCCAGCCGGGCAGGACGTCGCCATCGGAGACTCGCTGTTGAGGGCGGGCATGCGTCTGGGCCCGGCCGAGATCGGCCTCCTCGCTTCCCTGGGCCACACCGCCGTGTCGGTGCATCCGCGACCGCGCGTGGCCATTCTCACCACCGGGAGTGAGTTGGTACCGGCCGAAGCCACTCCCGGCCCGGGGCAGATACGGGACAGCAACGGCCCGGCGCTGACCGCGGCCGTGATCGAGGCCGGCTGCAGCCCCCTGCCCCTGGGGCCGGTGGCCGACGACGCCCATGCCCTGCGGGCCGCCATCCTCGATGGAGCAGCCCGGGCCGACATGCTCCTCACCAGCGGCGGGGTGTCCATGGGCGTCAAGGACCTCGTCAAGCCCCTGCTGGCCGAGCTGGGCACCATCCACTTCGGTCGGGTGGCCATCAAACCCGGCAAACCGCTCACCTTCGCCCTGGTCGGCGGTGTACCCGTCTTCGGGCTGCCCGGATTCCCGGTGTCATCGCTAGTCTGCTTCGAGAACTTCGTCCGTCCGGCCTTGAGGCTCATGGCGGGGCACACCCGTCTGTGGCGGCCTGAGGTGCCCGTTCGCCTCACCCACGACCTGCACCACGACGCCGAGCGCACCGAGTTCCAGCGCTCCGTCGTCACCCAAAGGGAGGGAGTCCTCTGGGCCACCACCACCGGCTCCCAGGTGTCGGGCCGACTGAAGTCGCTCGTGGGCGCCAACGCGCTCCTGCGACTGCCCCGTGGCCTCGGCGACTTCTACGCTGGGGACGAGGTCATAGCCATCATGGTGGAACGGCCCGAGGTGGAGCGGCAGACATGACCGCCAGCCTGCGCGATGCCTTCGGGCGCTCTATCACCTACTTGCGCCTCTCCGTCACGGACCGCTGCAACCTGCGCTGTCTCTACTGCATGCCCGAGGAGGGCGTCCCGCTCAAGCGCCACGATCACATTCTGCGCTACGAGGAGATCGTTCGGCTGGTTCGGCTGGGAGCAGAGCTGGGAATCACCAAAGTGAGAGTCACCGGGGGCGAGCCCTTGGTGCGCCCTGGAGTGGTGCAGTTGGTCCGGATGCTGTCCGACATCCCCGGTCTGGCCGACATCGCCCTTACCACCAACGGCATCCTCCTGGCCCAGCACGCCCGGGGACTGGCAGAGGCGGGCCTTAAGCGCGTCAACGTCAGCCTCGACACTCTTCGGCCGGAGCGCTTCCAGCGCATCGCTCGGCGCGGTCGGCTGCAGGACGTCCTCGACGGACTTGAGGCCGCTCGCTCCGCCGGGCTCTCGCCCATCAAGGTCAACATGGTGGTCATCCGCGGCCTCAACGACGACGAGGTGGTGGACTTCGCTCGCCTGAGCATCAGCGAGGGTTGGCACGTCCGCTTCATCGAGGTCATGCCTCTGGGGGAAGGGGAGCACTGGACCCACGACGGGTTCGTCCCCGCCTCGGAGATGCGGGCCCGCATTGAGGCAGAGCTGGGCCCACTGGCACCCCTCCCCAGCGACCGGAGCGGTCCCGCCCGCACCTATCGCCTCCACGACGCGCCAGGGACGGTCGGCCTCATCACCCCGGTGACAGAGCATTTCTGCGGCACCTGCAACCGCCTGCGGCTCTCCGCTGATGGGCGCCTGGTAGCCTGTCTCCTCCGCGGGGGAGAGCTGGACGTGCGCGGTCCTCTGCGGCGCGGCGCTACCGATGACGAGTTGCGCGCCCTGCTCCTTCAAGCGGTGGCCTTGAAGCCGGCTGGGCATCGCCTGGCGCAAGGCGAGCCTCTGCCCGCCAGGAGCATGTCGGGCATCGGAGGGTAGGCGATGGAGCTGTCCCATCTGGACGAACGGGGTCAAGCCCGGATGGTAGACGTGGGGGGGAAGCCGAACACTGTGCGCGAGGCCGTGGCCCGGGGCGAGGTGGCCATGTCCTCAGAGACGCTGGCGCTCATCCGCGCCGGCCAGGTGCCCAAGGGAGACGTGCTGGCCCTGGCCCGCGTGGCCGGCATAATGGGGGCCAAGCGCACCCCCGACCTAGTGCCCCTGTGTCACCCGCTGCTCCTCTCGGCCGTGGAGGTGGACCTGAGCCTGGACGAGGAGCGCTCCGCGGTGGCGATCGAGGCGCGGGTGCGGTGCACCGGCCAGACCGGGGTGGAGATGGAAGCCCTCACGGCGGTGGCGGTGGCCGCCCTGACCGTGTATGACATGTGCAAGGCGGTGGACC
The Anaerolineae bacterium genome window above contains:
- a CDS encoding MogA/MoaB family molybdenum cofactor biosynthesis protein, which encodes MPIRAAVVTVSDKGYAGVRQDASGPLLSQLLRSAQVEVLYEIIVPDDQDRVADTLRALADRGDLDLVLTTGGTGPAPRDWTPEATRQVVHRDFPGLAELLRWEGYKRTPRAVLSRGVAGLRGRCIIVNLPGSPRAVREGMEVLAPLLAHAVQMARGDNLEHRESAHD
- a CDS encoding molybdopterin molybdotransferase MoeA — protein: MTEPDAYPILSVEEARARILGMCVPLPSETVPILESLDRVLAEGIWADRDVPPQDNSAMDGYAVRAADLVAEPPIRLRVVAEVAAGHPTDAVIGPGEAARIMTGAFVPAGADTVVRFEDTTSGDGWVEVRRIPAPGRNVRHRGEDVQQGQLVLPPGTRVRPQEIGMMASLGRTRVAVHRRPRVAILATGDEIVPASEEPGPGQIRNINSYSNAAQVLRAGGLPILLGVASDRRDELSAALRRGLDARADLFITSGGVSVGDFDLVKQVLSAEGEMSFWWVNMKPGKPVAFGTLAGIPLLGLPGNPVSAMIAFELFARPAICRMLGLSVADPPSVRARLVSSIERKDGRRHYLRVRLHRQGEDCLAELTGDQGSGILSSMVAADGLAVIPEDCSYLPAGSFVQVILLE
- a CDS encoding molybdopterin molybdotransferase MoeA, translating into MIEPDEAWRRIAAALSPLPPVQVPLGEAHGLILAEEVVAREDLPPFAASAMDGYAVIAADPAPEREVIAQWEAGQSGVGTVRLGTAVRIMTGAPLPPGADAVVPFEDADERNGFVRLRTPVRTGQYVRPAGQDVAIGDSLLRAGMRLGPAEIGLLASLGHTAVSVHPRPRVAILTTGSELVPAEATPGPGQIRDSNGPALTAAVIEAGCSPLPLGPVADDAHALRAAILDGAARADMLLTSGGVSMGVKDLVKPLLAELGTIHFGRVAIKPGKPLTFALVGGVPVFGLPGFPVSSLVCFENFVRPALRLMAGHTRLWRPEVPVRLTHDLHHDAERTEFQRSVVTQREGVLWATTTGSQVSGRLKSLVGANALLRLPRGLGDFYAGDEVIAIMVERPEVERQT
- the moaA gene encoding GTP 3',8-cyclase MoaA, with translation MRDAFGRSITYLRLSVTDRCNLRCLYCMPEEGVPLKRHDHILRYEEIVRLVRLGAELGITKVRVTGGEPLVRPGVVQLVRMLSDIPGLADIALTTNGILLAQHARGLAEAGLKRVNVSLDTLRPERFQRIARRGRLQDVLDGLEAARSAGLSPIKVNMVVIRGLNDDEVVDFARLSISEGWHVRFIEVMPLGEGEHWTHDGFVPASEMRARIEAELGPLAPLPSDRSGPARTYRLHDAPGTVGLITPVTEHFCGTCNRLRLSADGRLVACLLRGGELDVRGPLRRGATDDELRALLLQAVALKPAGHRLAQGEPLPARSMSGIGG
- the moaC gene encoding cyclic pyranopterin monophosphate synthase MoaC; translated protein: MELSHLDERGQARMVDVGGKPNTVREAVARGEVAMSSETLALIRAGQVPKGDVLALARVAGIMGAKRTPDLVPLCHPLLLSAVEVDLSLDEERSAVAIEARVRCTGQTGVEMEALTAVAVAALTVYDMCKAVDPGMRMHNLRLVRKSGGRSGTVVLE